The following coding sequences lie in one Amycolatopsis cihanbeyliensis genomic window:
- a CDS encoding LolA family protein, translating to MNPKKRAITVAAAGTALGVAGLGLIAMPAGAGSEPQLPEISAEELVESAVSAEHPAFGGTVRVDNQLGLPALPGMDSLEMDAAEVHSNGRDASRLGVRDGNAERTIVQNGNTVWTYDSAENSAKKVTLPGEADRERDRLPREGELSGDPTELTATVLEQVRETSTVAVDGTATVADRAAYELVLTPQPTERTLLREVRVAVDADTRMPLRLAVHTHGTTEPALQVGFSDISFGPQPAELFQFSPPAGATVTEENATERRAGGKEHAEQAKEATDIRVVGDGWDTTLVGSVPAEMLNQQARFGDDEGRADADRRDGRPADVRGLLQQFGKQVTGSFGTGYVITTKVGTALITEDGRFAAGFVPEQVLIQALER from the coding sequence GTGAATCCGAAGAAGAGAGCAATCACCGTCGCCGCGGCAGGCACCGCGCTCGGAGTGGCGGGGCTTGGCCTGATCGCCATGCCGGCAGGCGCGGGCAGCGAGCCGCAGTTGCCCGAGATCAGTGCCGAGGAGCTGGTCGAGTCCGCGGTCAGCGCCGAGCATCCCGCGTTCGGCGGCACGGTCCGGGTGGACAACCAGCTCGGCCTGCCGGCGCTGCCCGGGATGGACTCACTCGAGATGGACGCGGCCGAGGTGCACAGCAACGGCCGGGACGCCAGCCGACTCGGGGTGCGCGACGGCAACGCCGAACGGACCATCGTGCAGAACGGCAACACGGTGTGGACCTACGACTCCGCCGAGAACTCCGCGAAGAAGGTGACGCTGCCGGGCGAGGCCGACCGCGAGCGGGACCGGCTCCCGCGGGAGGGTGAGCTGAGCGGCGACCCGACCGAACTCACGGCCACCGTGCTGGAGCAGGTCCGGGAGACCAGCACCGTCGCGGTGGACGGCACGGCGACCGTGGCCGACCGCGCCGCCTACGAGCTGGTGCTCACCCCGCAGCCGACCGAGCGCACACTGCTGCGTGAGGTCCGGGTGGCGGTGGACGCCGACACCAGGATGCCGCTGCGCCTCGCGGTACACACCCACGGCACCACCGAGCCCGCGCTGCAGGTCGGCTTCAGCGACATCAGCTTCGGTCCGCAGCCCGCCGAGCTGTTCCAGTTCTCCCCGCCCGCCGGTGCCACGGTGACCGAGGAGAACGCGACCGAGCGCCGCGCGGGGGGCAAGGAACACGCCGAACAGGCCAAGGAAGCCACCGACATCAGGGTCGTCGGGGACGGCTGGGACACCACGCTTGTCGGCAGCGTCCCCGCCGAGATGCTGAACCAGCAGGCCCGGTTCGGTGACGACGAGGGCCGCGCGGACGCCGACCGGCGCGACGGCCGCCCGGCCGACGTGCGCGGGCTGCTCCAGCAGTTCGGCAAGCAGGTCACCGGTTCCTTCGGTACCGGCTACGTGATCACCACCAAGGTCGGCACCGCGCTGATCACCGAGGACGGCCGCTTCGCCGCGGGCTTCGTCCCCGAGCAGGTGCTGATCCAGGCGCTGGAGCGGTAG
- a CDS encoding YciI family protein: protein MYVVLVNYTAPIQEIDYALPDHAEWLAKQYEQGNFLASGRRNPRTGGVIIARPMLRGKLDAILATDPFAVQHLAHHEVIEFSPTKTAPELREINEAVAH from the coding sequence ATGTATGTCGTACTGGTCAACTACACCGCACCCATCCAGGAAATCGACTACGCCCTGCCGGACCACGCCGAGTGGCTCGCCAAGCAGTATGAGCAGGGCAACTTCCTCGCCTCCGGTCGCCGCAACCCGCGGACCGGGGGTGTGATCATCGCGCGTCCCATGTTGCGGGGAAAGCTGGACGCCATCCTGGCCACCGATCCGTTCGCCGTCCAGCACCTCGCGCACCACGAGGTGATCGAGTTTTCCCCGACGAAGACGGCCCCCGAACTTCGGGAGATCAACGAAGCGGTAGCCCACTAG
- a CDS encoding (deoxy)nucleoside triphosphate pyrophosphohydrolase, whose product MGTTVIVGAAVVRAGTLLAQQRAYPVEAAGRWELPGGRVEDGESEAEALRRECAEELGVEVVVGARVGGDVDLGGGRILRIFGAWLADPDGEPRAVEHRAVRWLAADELGGVDWLPADRILLPDLLALVAGAHQP is encoded by the coding sequence GTGGGAACGACAGTGATCGTCGGGGCGGCCGTGGTGCGTGCGGGGACCCTGCTCGCGCAGCAACGGGCGTACCCGGTCGAGGCCGCCGGGCGCTGGGAGCTGCCCGGCGGGCGGGTCGAGGACGGCGAGTCCGAGGCGGAGGCGCTGCGCCGGGAGTGCGCCGAGGAACTCGGCGTCGAGGTGGTGGTCGGCGCGCGGGTCGGCGGGGACGTCGACCTCGGCGGGGGCAGGATCCTGCGGATCTTCGGCGCGTGGCTGGCCGATCCGGACGGCGAGCCGCGTGCCGTGGAGCACCGGGCGGTGCGCTGGCTCGCCGCGGACGAGCTCGGCGGCGTGGACTGGCTGCCCGCCGACCGGATCCTGCTCCCCGACCTGCTGGCCCTAGTGGCCGGTGCCCACCAGCCGTAA
- a CDS encoding ABC transporter ATP-binding protein encodes MSTDSDPAGVGATQDASTPAARTRGLRKTYGSTVAVDNVDLDVPEGSVLGMLGPNGSGKTTTIRMLLGLVRPTEGEAQLLGHSMPDAAAHALPEVGALVEGPGFHPFLSGRDNLLRIAAAEPRLARSEIAAAVGGALERVGLTGAAARKYRGYSLGMKQRLGLAAALLVPRRMVVLDEPTNGLDPSGTREIRRIIAELYAAGVTVLVSSHLLAEVEATCTHVAVLHAGTVVAQGELAELLESGSPGLIVSTPEGSEAVQALRDNRILSRLTPDGVRVDLTTATAPVALETLVRAGVPVYEARRARTGLEDLFARLTQNDPDSSTSDDPADTSETDMEAVR; translated from the coding sequence ATGAGCACCGATTCCGATCCGGCGGGCGTGGGCGCGACCCAGGACGCGTCCACGCCCGCCGCGCGCACCAGGGGGCTGCGCAAGACCTACGGCTCGACCGTCGCGGTGGACAACGTCGACCTGGACGTGCCGGAGGGTTCCGTACTCGGGATGCTCGGCCCGAACGGGTCCGGCAAGACCACCACCATCCGGATGCTGCTCGGCCTGGTCCGCCCGACGGAGGGCGAGGCGCAGCTGCTCGGCCACTCCATGCCGGACGCCGCCGCACACGCCCTGCCCGAGGTCGGCGCGCTGGTGGAGGGGCCGGGCTTCCACCCGTTCCTTTCCGGGCGGGACAACCTGCTCCGGATCGCCGCGGCCGAGCCGCGACTGGCGCGGTCGGAGATCGCGGCTGCGGTCGGCGGCGCGCTCGAGCGGGTCGGCCTCACCGGCGCCGCGGCGCGCAAGTATCGCGGGTACTCGCTGGGCATGAAACAGCGGCTCGGCCTCGCCGCGGCGCTGCTGGTGCCGCGCAGGATGGTCGTGCTGGACGAGCCGACCAATGGCCTCGACCCGTCCGGCACCAGGGAGATCCGCCGGATCATCGCCGAGCTGTACGCGGCGGGGGTGACCGTGCTGGTCTCCTCGCACCTGCTGGCCGAGGTGGAGGCCACCTGCACGCACGTCGCTGTGCTGCACGCGGGGACCGTGGTGGCACAGGGTGAGCTCGCCGAGCTGCTCGAATCCGGGTCACCGGGCCTCATCGTGTCCACTCCGGAGGGTTCCGAGGCCGTACAGGCCCTGCGGGACAACCGAATCCTCAGCAGGCTCACCCCGGACGGGGTCCGGGTGGACCTCACCACCGCGACCGCTCCCGTGGCGCTGGAGACCCTGGTCCGTGCGGGCGTTCCGGTGTACGAGGCGCGCAGGGCACGCACCGGCCTCGAAGACCTTTTCGCCAGGTTGACACAGAACGACCCCGATTCGTCTACATCGGACGACCCGGCGGATACGTCCGAAACGGACATGGAGGCCGTGCGATGA
- a CDS encoding ABC transporter permease subunit, with protein sequence MTQATAEVGPRTVQTRAPRVPLPRLVRAELRWIFRRPRTLIVLGLFAILPVAVGIGLVLVDSPGDGDGPEGPTGSLLTAAAGNALILPVAMLALTLGLLLPLTAAMAGADALAGESSHGTLRGWLLAPVSRGRLLGVKTIGVAAVVLAAITVLTVIAIITGLVLNGTDSLFTLSGTTLSFPAALGKIAVAVGWAAVQAWAVGAVALAISACTEHPMLVVASVLGGTVVFSVLRMLDALAWLHPFLLTESFMSIADVLRDPIPTANLAEGLLRAGCYIVIALSLAYARIVTKDG encoded by the coding sequence ATGACACAGGCCACGGCCGAGGTCGGGCCGCGGACCGTCCAGACCCGCGCACCGCGAGTACCGCTGCCTCGCCTGGTGCGGGCCGAGCTGCGCTGGATCTTCCGCAGGCCACGCACGCTGATCGTGCTCGGCCTGTTCGCGATCCTGCCGGTGGCGGTCGGGATCGGGCTGGTGCTGGTCGACTCGCCGGGCGACGGCGACGGCCCCGAAGGGCCCACCGGCTCACTGCTGACCGCGGCCGCGGGGAACGCGCTGATCCTGCCGGTCGCCATGCTCGCCCTCACCCTCGGCCTGCTGCTGCCGCTCACCGCCGCGATGGCCGGGGCGGACGCGCTGGCTGGTGAGTCCTCGCACGGCACCCTGCGCGGCTGGCTGCTGGCCCCGGTCAGCAGGGGCAGGTTGCTCGGGGTGAAGACCATCGGCGTGGCGGCGGTCGTGCTCGCGGCGATCACGGTGCTCACCGTGATCGCGATCATCACCGGGCTGGTTCTCAACGGCACCGACTCGCTGTTCACCCTCTCCGGCACCACGCTGTCCTTCCCCGCCGCGCTCGGCAAGATCGCGGTCGCGGTGGGCTGGGCCGCGGTGCAGGCATGGGCGGTCGGCGCGGTGGCGCTGGCGATCTCCGCCTGCACCGAGCACCCGATGCTGGTGGTGGCCTCGGTACTGGGCGGCACCGTGGTGTTCTCGGTGCTGCGCATGCTGGACGCGCTCGCCTGGCTGCATCCCTTCCTGCTGACCGAGTCGTTCATGTCGATCGCCGACGTGCTGCGGGACCCGATACCCACCGCGAACCTTGCCGAGGGGTTGCTGCGCGCCGGGTGCTACATCGTGATCGCGCTGTCCCTCGCCTACGCGCGGATCGTCACCAAGGACGGCTGA
- the trpS gene encoding tryptophan--tRNA ligase, translated as MTRLSGITPSGRVQLGNYLGAIQRWASQGTAEDLYFVSDLHAMTTTHNPAMLRALTGEQLAVLIAAGISAESVFVQSDLTRELGALSWVLECTCTFGEAARMVQFKEKAKGRDGARLSLLTYPVLMAADILLQGADEIPVGEDQRQHVELARTLAKRFNATYGEVFTVPSAVLPPAGARVRDLADPTRKMSKSTRSTSDTAGVVFVLDEPELVRRKIRRAATDGEPSVAYDPARPGPANLLEILAACTGSTPGEVAEGYGSYGALKEGVAEAVVEMLRPIRLRAGELLDDPAELERVRKAGAARAAERGEHRLRSALRLVGTGH; from the coding sequence ATGACCAGACTCTCCGGCATCACCCCGTCCGGCCGCGTCCAGCTCGGCAACTACCTCGGTGCGATCCAGCGGTGGGCGAGCCAGGGCACGGCGGAGGACCTGTACTTCGTCTCCGACCTGCATGCGATGACCACCACGCACAACCCGGCAATGCTGCGCGCGTTGACCGGGGAACAACTCGCGGTACTGATCGCGGCCGGGATATCGGCGGAGTCGGTGTTCGTGCAGTCCGACCTCACTCGCGAGCTCGGCGCGCTGAGCTGGGTACTGGAGTGCACCTGCACCTTCGGCGAGGCCGCCCGCATGGTCCAGTTCAAGGAGAAGGCGAAGGGCAGGGACGGGGCGCGGCTGAGCCTGCTCACCTACCCGGTGCTGATGGCTGCCGACATCCTGCTGCAGGGCGCGGACGAGATTCCGGTCGGCGAGGACCAGCGGCAGCACGTCGAGCTGGCGCGCACCCTGGCCAAGCGGTTCAACGCGACCTACGGCGAGGTGTTCACCGTCCCCAGTGCGGTGCTGCCGCCCGCGGGCGCGCGGGTGCGCGACCTCGCCGACCCGACGCGGAAGATGTCCAAGTCCACTCGGTCCACTTCGGACACCGCGGGGGTGGTGTTCGTGCTGGACGAGCCGGAGCTGGTCCGGCGCAAGATCCGGCGGGCGGCGACCGACGGCGAACCATCCGTCGCGTACGACCCCGCGCGGCCGGGGCCGGCGAACCTGCTGGAGATCCTGGCCGCCTGCACCGGGAGCACGCCCGGGGAGGTCGCCGAGGGCTACGGCTCCTACGGGGCGCTCAAAGAGGGCGTGGCCGAGGCGGTGGTGGAGATGCTGCGGCCGATCCGGCTACGGGCAGGCGAGCTGCTGGACGACCCCGCCGAGCTGGAGCGGGTCCGCAAGGCGGGCGCCGCCAGGGCCGCCGAGCGGGGCGAGCACCGGCTGCGCTCGGCGTTACGGCTGGTGGGCACCGGCCACTAG
- a CDS encoding thiamine ABC transporter substrate-binding protein: MTPRVRAVAALCLAGALSAGCTLAGGGGQQEEGPVTVTLATHDSWNAPEEVLAEFEQRSGIRIKILKEGDAGELTNKLVLAKADPIADVAYGVDSTFASRALAEGVFEPYTSPEADRGPQRYTIDRQHRLSAVDVGDVCVNIDRQWFAERDLPEPETYADLADPAYRGLLVVENPATSSPGLAFLLGTIARFGEDGWQEYWSRLRDNGMLAVSGWEEAYTQEFSGSSGEGSRPVVVSYASSPANEIGEDGLPRTKALLDTCYRQVEYAGVLSGSGQVESAGKVVDFLLSQEFQATVAAHMYVYPAREGVPLPAGWAEAAPLPEDPASLPSERVEAGRERWVEQWRALLNQ; encoded by the coding sequence ATGACACCCAGGGTCCGCGCGGTCGCGGCGCTGTGCCTGGCCGGCGCACTGTCCGCGGGTTGCACGCTCGCGGGTGGGGGAGGCCAGCAGGAAGAAGGACCGGTCACCGTCACACTGGCGACCCACGACTCGTGGAACGCGCCGGAGGAGGTGCTGGCCGAGTTCGAGCAACGCTCCGGCATCCGGATCAAGATCCTCAAGGAGGGCGACGCGGGCGAGCTGACGAACAAGCTGGTGCTGGCCAAGGCCGACCCGATCGCGGACGTCGCCTACGGCGTGGACTCCACCTTCGCCTCTCGCGCCCTCGCCGAGGGCGTGTTCGAGCCCTACACCAGCCCGGAGGCCGACCGCGGCCCGCAGCGCTACACCATCGACCGGCAGCACCGGCTGTCCGCCGTGGACGTGGGTGACGTGTGCGTGAACATCGACCGGCAGTGGTTCGCCGAGCGGGACCTGCCCGAGCCGGAGACCTACGCCGATCTCGCCGACCCCGCGTATCGCGGGCTGCTGGTGGTGGAGAACCCGGCGACCTCCTCACCGGGGCTGGCCTTCCTGCTCGGCACGATCGCGCGGTTCGGCGAGGACGGCTGGCAGGAGTACTGGTCGCGGCTGCGGGACAACGGGATGCTGGCGGTCAGTGGCTGGGAGGAGGCCTACACCCAGGAGTTCTCCGGGTCCTCCGGCGAGGGCTCGCGCCCGGTCGTGGTCTCCTACGCCTCCTCGCCGGCGAACGAGATCGGCGAGGACGGCCTGCCGCGCACGAAGGCGTTGCTGGACACCTGCTACCGCCAGGTCGAGTACGCGGGCGTGCTGTCCGGCAGCGGTCAGGTCGAGAGCGCGGGCAAGGTGGTCGATTTCCTGCTCTCCCAGGAGTTCCAGGCCACGGTCGCGGCGCATATGTATGTCTATCCCGCCCGCGAGGGGGTGCCGCTGCCCGCAGGCTGGGCCGAGGCGGCGCCGCTACCGGAGGACCCCGCCTCGTTGCCGAGTGAGCGGGTCGAGGCCGGACGGGAGCGCTGGGTCGAGCAGTGGCGCGCCCTGCTGAACCAGTAG
- a CDS encoding ABC transporter permease encodes MLPLGFLAVFFAWPVLAIVGRGFADGGVAEALGEAETWRLAGFTVAQAAASTAVAVLAGMPVAFLLARVRLPGTALVRTLLLVPFVLPTVVVGLAFRALLPEGGVASIVLANAFFNVAVVARTVGGLWAHLDRRLEDSARSLGASRWRAFRTTTLPALAPAVTAAAAVVFLFCATSFGVVLMLGGARYRTLETEIYLRTVQYLDLPGAAALSLVQLAAVIAALVLGAVARRKREGAIRLRAATDTARRPERGEWWVVGAALAVLALLLVPIIGLLVRSVSTETGFSLAGYRALGGRGQDEVLAVSGWDAALNSLRTATDATVLAMIVGVLAAVVLVALRRTPGRLAQGMGEVMDAALMLPLGVSAVTVGFGYLITLNLLPGDLRTSPLLVPFAQALVIIPLIVRMVLPVLRSVDERQRQAAATLGAGRLRVWREIDLPLTARSLVAAAGFGYVVALGEFGATSFLARPDAPTLPVTIAGLIGRPGELNSQMAYAACALLMLVTVVVVTVIDRLRSGQSSVGEF; translated from the coding sequence CTGCTGCCGCTCGGTTTCCTCGCCGTCTTCTTCGCCTGGCCGGTGCTGGCGATCGTCGGTCGCGGGTTCGCCGACGGCGGCGTGGCCGAGGCGCTCGGCGAAGCCGAGACCTGGCGGCTGGCGGGGTTCACCGTGGCGCAGGCCGCCGCGTCCACAGCGGTCGCCGTGCTGGCCGGAATGCCGGTGGCCTTCCTGCTGGCCAGAGTGCGACTGCCGGGCACGGCCCTGGTGCGCACCCTGCTGCTGGTGCCGTTCGTGTTACCCACCGTGGTGGTAGGGCTCGCCTTCCGCGCGCTGTTGCCGGAGGGCGGCGTGGCCTCGATCGTGCTGGCCAACGCGTTCTTCAACGTCGCCGTGGTCGCCCGCACGGTCGGCGGGCTGTGGGCACACCTCGACCGGCGGCTGGAGGATTCGGCCCGGTCGCTGGGCGCCTCCCGGTGGCGGGCGTTCCGCACGACCACCCTGCCCGCACTCGCCCCCGCGGTCACCGCCGCGGCCGCCGTGGTCTTCCTGTTCTGCGCCACCAGTTTCGGTGTCGTGCTCATGCTCGGTGGCGCGCGGTACCGCACCCTGGAGACCGAGATCTACCTGCGTACCGTGCAGTACCTCGATCTGCCCGGTGCCGCCGCGCTGTCCCTGGTGCAACTCGCCGCGGTGATCGCCGCGCTGGTGCTCGGCGCGGTGGCGCGGCGCAAGCGGGAGGGCGCGATCCGGTTGCGCGCGGCGACGGACACCGCGCGGCGGCCGGAGCGGGGCGAGTGGTGGGTGGTCGGGGCGGCCCTTGCCGTGCTGGCGTTGCTGCTGGTGCCGATCATCGGGCTGCTGGTGCGCTCGGTGTCCACCGAGACCGGGTTCAGCCTTGCCGGGTACCGCGCGCTCGGCGGGCGCGGGCAGGACGAGGTGCTGGCGGTCAGCGGCTGGGACGCCGCGCTGAACTCGCTGCGCACCGCCACCGACGCGACCGTGCTCGCGATGATCGTCGGGGTGCTGGCCGCCGTGGTACTGGTGGCGTTGCGGCGTACCCCGGGCCGGCTGGCGCAGGGTATGGGCGAGGTCATGGACGCCGCGCTGATGCTGCCGCTCGGGGTGTCCGCGGTGACCGTCGGGTTCGGGTACCTGATCACCCTGAACCTGCTGCCCGGCGACCTGCGCACCTCCCCGCTGCTGGTGCCATTCGCGCAAGCGCTGGTGATCATCCCGCTGATCGTGCGGATGGTGCTGCCGGTGCTGCGTTCGGTTGACGAGCGGCAGCGGCAGGCGGCCGCCACGCTCGGCGCGGGCAGGCTGCGGGTGTGGCGGGAGATCGACCTGCCGCTCACCGCGCGCTCGCTGGTGGCCGCGGCCGGGTTCGGCTACGTGGTCGCGCTCGGCGAGTTCGGCGCGACCAGCTTCCTGGCCAGGCCGGACGCGCCGACCCTGCCGGTGACCATCGCCGGGCTGATCGGCAGGCCGGGCGAGCTGAACAGCCAGATGGCCTACGCAGCCTGCGCGCTGCTGATGCTGGTGACCGTCGTGGTGGTGACCGTGATCGATCGGCTGCGTTCCGGCCAGAGTTCGGTGGGAGAGTTCTAG
- a CDS encoding response regulator transcription factor has translation MEPRVLVVDDEAGVRKALQRGLRAEGMDVITAADGPSALRLGQTGSFDVLLLDIMLPGLSGYRVLQQLRAEGVKTPVLLVSAKDGEVDQADGLDLGADGYLVKPFSFVVLVAQVRAVLRRAASEGGKGPLRVGGLVVDRAAREVRWHEEPVALSPREFALLEVLVGRAGAVVTKDELLRAVWGDEQAATRNVVEVYVGYVRRKLDAVGAGEIVRTVRGHGYLAADPLAPVGPE, from the coding sequence GTGGAACCGCGAGTACTGGTGGTGGATGACGAGGCCGGCGTCCGCAAGGCCCTGCAACGTGGCCTGCGGGCCGAGGGCATGGACGTGATCACGGCCGCGGATGGGCCGTCGGCGCTGCGGCTCGGCCAGACCGGCTCCTTCGACGTGCTGCTGCTGGACATCATGCTGCCCGGGCTGTCCGGGTACCGGGTGCTGCAGCAGCTGCGCGCGGAGGGGGTGAAGACCCCCGTGCTGCTGGTGTCCGCCAAGGACGGGGAGGTGGACCAGGCCGACGGGCTCGACCTCGGGGCCGATGGCTACCTGGTGAAGCCGTTCTCCTTCGTGGTGCTGGTGGCGCAGGTCCGTGCCGTGCTGCGGCGGGCGGCGAGCGAGGGCGGCAAGGGTCCGCTGCGGGTCGGTGGGCTGGTGGTGGACCGGGCGGCCCGCGAGGTGCGCTGGCACGAGGAGCCGGTCGCGCTGAGCCCGCGCGAGTTCGCGCTGCTGGAGGTGCTGGTCGGCCGGGCGGGAGCGGTGGTCACCAAGGACGAACTGCTGCGCGCGGTGTGGGGTGACGAGCAGGCCGCGACCAGGAACGTGGTGGAGGTCTACGTCGGCTACGTCCGCCGCAAGTTGGACGCCGTCGGCGCGGGTGAGATCGTCCGCACCGTGCGCGGGCACGGGTATCTCGCCGCCGACCCGCTGGCGCCGGTCGGGCCGGAGTGA
- a CDS encoding sensor histidine kinase gives MIRSPRHWWLRRSLRFRITLLAVTITLAFLVGLAALAGKLLGPLLVQSVDEELREALAPASQEVSQGYHPPERSMRVPVRVLDTAGTPVDGGGATGLDAEEIDALKAGLAVRDRERDGPHWRWLGVVVTAPDGYQRLVVAGAPMVGFRSAVVDGSRWLLMVALVAAIVAAAATWAGVGSALRPVGRMRRSVRGLPPGGRLPLPEAHDELRSLAAEFNTLLARQEEVSERLRRFTGDAAHELRSPVASIRVQAEVAVANPDPELSQDTLADVLDEAERLSTLLDGLLALARSDAGELPAAEPVDLVTEVHAAVGRLPADAPAVRVSAAVPSAWAMATHAEVELVLNNLLRNACRYAEAQIVVSVLASRSLVRVVVDDDGPGVDPEHREHVFDRFYRVADDRARESGGTGLGLAMVAEAARRRGGRVLVGESPDGGARFQVIWPANRS, from the coding sequence GTGATCCGCTCGCCACGGCACTGGTGGCTGCGGCGGAGCCTCCGGTTCCGGATCACGTTGCTCGCCGTCACCATCACCCTGGCGTTCCTGGTCGGGCTCGCGGCGCTGGCCGGGAAGCTGCTGGGGCCGCTGCTGGTGCAGTCGGTGGACGAGGAGTTGCGGGAGGCGCTGGCACCCGCGAGCCAGGAGGTCAGCCAGGGCTACCACCCACCGGAGCGGTCGATGCGGGTGCCGGTGCGGGTACTGGACACCGCGGGGACGCCGGTGGACGGCGGCGGGGCGACCGGCCTGGATGCCGAGGAGATCGACGCGCTGAAGGCCGGGCTGGCGGTGCGCGACAGGGAGCGGGACGGCCCGCACTGGCGCTGGCTCGGCGTGGTGGTCACTGCCCCGGACGGCTACCAGCGGCTGGTCGTCGCGGGCGCGCCGATGGTCGGTTTCCGCTCCGCGGTGGTGGACGGCTCGCGCTGGCTGCTGATGGTCGCGCTGGTGGCCGCGATCGTCGCGGCCGCGGCCACCTGGGCGGGGGTGGGTTCCGCACTGCGCCCGGTGGGGCGGATGCGCCGTTCGGTCCGCGGGTTGCCGCCGGGCGGGCGGTTGCCGTTGCCGGAGGCGCACGACGAGCTGCGCTCACTGGCCGCGGAGTTCAACACGCTGCTGGCCAGGCAGGAGGAGGTCAGCGAGCGGCTGCGCCGGTTCACCGGGGACGCCGCGCACGAGCTGCGCTCCCCGGTGGCCTCGATCCGGGTGCAGGCCGAGGTGGCGGTGGCCAACCCGGACCCGGAGCTGTCCCAGGACACCCTGGCCGACGTGCTGGACGAGGCCGAACGGTTGTCCACGCTGCTGGACGGCCTGCTGGCGCTGGCCCGCTCGGACGCGGGGGAGTTGCCCGCCGCGGAACCGGTGGACCTGGTCACCGAGGTGCACGCGGCGGTGGGCCGGTTGCCCGCGGACGCCCCCGCCGTGCGGGTCAGCGCGGCCGTGCCGAGCGCGTGGGCGATGGCCACTCATGCCGAGGTCGAGCTGGTGCTGAACAACCTGCTGCGCAACGCCTGCCGCTACGCCGAGGCGCAGATCGTGGTGTCCGTGCTCGCCTCGCGCTCGCTGGTGCGGGTGGTGGTGGACGACGACGGTCCCGGCGTCGACCCCGAACACCGCGAGCACGTGTTCGACCGGTTCTACCGGGTCGCCGACGACCGCGCCCGCGAGTCCGGCGGCACCGGCCTCGGGCTGGCGATGGTGGCCGAGGCCGCGCGTCGCCGCGGCGGCCGGGTGCTGGTCGGCGAGTCGCCCGACGGGGGTGCCCGGTTCCAGGTGATCTGGCCCGCGAACCGCTCTTGA
- a CDS encoding ABC transporter ATP-binding protein — translation MLSVELLSVRYSGVPAVHEVSLEVADGDVLALLGPSGSGKSTLLRAIAGLEPAATGRVRWDGDDLARVPVHRRGFGLVFQDAQLFAHRDVAGNIEFGLRMHGIPAARRAERVASLLDLVGLAGYQHRRVTQLSGGEAQRVALARALAPRPRLLLLDEPLSGLDAGMREQLAIDLADLLRRAKVSTLLVTHDQEEAFTLADRVAVLEEGRIRQTGAVHEVWARPADESVARFLGVTTLLDARVRGGVARSALGEVELAGVPDGPARIGLRPNALRVAGSGVTGEVLSRVHRRDHLRLSVRVEGRLAAVDAVAPVAADLRAGDRVHLALDPDGIAVLSRPW, via the coding sequence ATGCTGTCGGTCGAGCTGCTGAGTGTGCGCTACTCGGGTGTGCCCGCGGTGCACGAGGTGTCCCTGGAGGTCGCCGACGGCGACGTGCTCGCGCTGCTCGGACCTTCCGGTTCGGGCAAGTCGACGCTACTGCGCGCGATCGCCGGCCTGGAGCCCGCCGCGACCGGCAGGGTTCGCTGGGACGGTGACGATCTGGCAAGGGTCCCGGTGCACCGGCGTGGTTTCGGGCTGGTGTTCCAGGACGCGCAACTTTTCGCCCACCGGGACGTGGCGGGAAACATCGAGTTCGGCCTGCGCATGCACGGGATCCCCGCGGCCCGGCGGGCGGAGCGGGTGGCGAGCCTGCTGGACCTGGTCGGTCTCGCCGGCTACCAGCACCGCAGGGTGACCCAGCTGTCCGGGGGTGAGGCGCAACGGGTCGCGCTGGCCAGGGCGCTGGCGCCGCGGCCGAGGCTGCTGTTGCTGGACGAGCCACTGTCCGGACTGGACGCAGGAATGCGGGAGCAACTCGCGATCGACCTCGCCGACCTGTTGCGCCGGGCCAAGGTCAGCACCCTGCTGGTGACCCACGACCAGGAGGAGGCGTTCACCCTTGCCGACCGGGTTGCCGTGCTGGAGGAGGGACGGATCCGCCAGACCGGTGCCGTGCACGAGGTGTGGGCCCGCCCCGCGGATGAGTCGGTGGCGCGGTTCCTCGGGGTCACCACCCTGCTGGACGCGCGGGTGCGGGGCGGGGTGGCCCGCTCGGCGCTCGGCGAGGTCGAACTGGCCGGGGTCCCGGACGGGCCGGCGCGCATCGGCTTGCGGCCGAACGCGTTGCGGGTGGCGGGGTCCGGGGTTACCGGGGAGGTGCTCAGCCGGGTGCACCGGCGCGACCACCTGCGGCTGTCCGTCCGGGTCGAGGGCAGGCTGGCCGCGGTGGACGCGGTGGCCCCGGTCGCCGCCGACCTGCGCGCCGGCGACCGGGTTCACCTCGCCCTCGACCCGGACGGGATCGCTGTGCTCAGCCGTCCTTGGTGA